The Phacochoerus africanus isolate WHEZ1 chromosome 9, ROS_Pafr_v1, whole genome shotgun sequence genomic sequence ATTTTAACTTTACTGCCTTGTGGTTTGAAAGGATTTCTAAAGATTATAAAAGCACAAACCATGAGGGTTCTAAGtgtcaaaatgaaataattctattCGGGGAGGAACTGTATACAAATTTAATTGATGAACAGCAAAAGTGAAAGGAGGTGTTTACAATATGTATACTGACATAAGATTACCATATAGAATCTATCAGAAATCCCCAcaaattcacaagaaaaaaaaacaaagtttaagaTGGGTAAAAGATATAAATCAGCAaatcacagagagagagagagagagagagagagaaatctagaAGATATCCAGCCTCACTAGTaatgagaaaaaggcaaaatgtgggagttccctttgtggcgcagtggttaacgaatccgactaggaaccataaggttgcgggttcagtccctgcccttgctcagtgggttaacaatccggcgttgctgtgagctgtggtgtaggttgcagacgtggctcggatcctgcgttgctgtggctctggcgtaggccggtggctacagctctgattcaacccctagcctgggaacctccatatgccacggaagcagcccaaagaaatagcaaaaagagaaaaaaaaaggcaaaatgtgaTACCACTTTACACCCACCGTATTATTTGAAAGTCAAATACTTTCAAGTATTAGTGACAATAAAGAGAACTACTTTGAATAGAACTACTTTGCAAGGTGAGAACTACTTTGCTGTGTTGGTGAGAGTGTAAACCGTTATGGTCCCTGAATTACTGAAATTACCAACtagttgtgaaaaaaaaattcacacacaaaaCAAGGCAGCATATCTGGGAGGGTGTAAGTCTCGGAAGAGTTCCGTAAGGCTCTGTTAGGGCTGGAGGATCAGAAAGAGGTTCATGGCAAAGGTGGGCTGGGTTTGGATCTGCGGAATTGGTTAAGATGGAATAAGTTGAGCAGAATAAAGAAGGCATTccagtaagaggaaaaaaatctgggcAGATTCCCTAAAGGGAAGACAGATATGATACTACCCAGGAAGAATGGCGGACACTGATTCATCCAAGAACAGGATTCCTGCTGGAAAGAGTGGGTCATATTTTTTAgaagtggggctggggggggggggggcacaggatggagttcccatcatggctcagcagtaacaaacctgattagtatccatgaagattcgggtttgatctctggcctcagtggattaagtatgcaatgttgctgtgagctgcggtgtaggtggaagactcggctgtgatcctgcattgctagggctgtggctgtggctgcagctccaattcaacccctagcctggaaacctccatgtgccgcaggtatggcctaaaaaaaaaggatgggggcACCAGACTAGAAAGGGTTTTGAATGTTTCTCCGCTGTTATAAGTAACAATAACATAAAATGCTTGATCAGAGAGCACCTAACCAAGcccatcattttacagatgaggagtttgaggcccagagaggtgacgTGACACAGCATAATAAAAGCGATTTTAAGTCTTGACTGGCAGGAAATTTCTGGATAAGTtggaaaatggagagagagaaatcaaaatcAGGAAGAACTAGAAAGCAGAGACAGATGTAGAATagtaaagggaaaagaaaaagagaaacatctcAGAGGGAGAACATATAATACTTGAAGGTAGATTGAAAGTtgtttccagggagttcccgtcttggtgcagtggttaacgaatccgattaggaaccatgaggttgcaggttcattgccggttccctggcctcgctcagtggattaatgatccggcgttgccgtgagctgtggtgtaggttgcagacgtggctcagatcccgtgttgctgtggctctggcgtaggccggtggctatagctccgattaaacccctagcctgggaacctccatatgccgcaggtgtggccctagaaaagacaaaaaaaaagttgtttccaGGAGAGAAGTTAGTGATGCTGCTAAGTTCCCTCATGAAAATCCTTGCTAAGTTACTGAGCGCCTTTTCTACGTGCCAAACACTGTTCCACGCATTCTACAAGATGTTACTTAAGCTTAAcaacaaacttctttttttttttgtctttttgccttttctagggcccctcctgtggcacatggaggttcccaggctaggggtcgaatcggagctatagccaccggcctacaccagagccacagcaacgcgggatccaagccatatctgcgacctacaccacagctcatggcaacgccagatccttaacccactgagcaagaccagggatcaaacctgcaacctcatggttcctaattggattcattaaccactgagccacgacgggaactccttaacaacATATTTCTTCAGCACCATTATCATCACCCTTTTACAGAAAATGCTACCAAGGCACAGAAAAGTTCTGTAACTTGCCCGAGGGCACACAGCTAAAAAGTGACAGTCACGGTTGAATTCCCAGCAGTGTGGTTCCGGAGCCCATACTCTTAACCAGCACACATGCTGCCCTTAGAAATGAGATGGTTCGGAGGAGGTGCCAAGTCCTGGGAACAAGTGGATATTTTCCCTGAGATTAGATTCAGATCCAAAACAAAGCATGGAGACCCTTTCACTAATACGAGGCTAATTTCTCTCATAATCTTCATGCCACCCTCTCCTCCAAAACAACTCCTGACTCCACAGAAAGCAAGAAACAAAGCATATGCAAAGTAAGTTACTACCACTTGTCAGGTGCCCCCTGCCCTCaccacctccctgccctgccccaccagGACAGCAGTTCTCAGACCAAAGAACAAATCGTTTGGAAGGACACGTGAATTCTGGGTCCTTCCAGGATGCTCACACTTCACGTCAGGAGCTTCGTTATACTGTTTTCAAGAAATGAGTATGACTGAGTTCAGACTAACATCTGAACccttatttttcccacttttgaGCTCTTGTTTTCCCAACTATGCTGAAGGTTGAAggcagttttacacacacacacgcacacacacacacacacacatataaggcagttttacacacacagacacacacacgtatatatatatttttaagggccggatgtgcggcccttaaaaaagttcctaggaggctaggggtcagaatgggagctgcagctgccagcctacaccacagtcacggcaacgccagatccttaacccactgagtgaggctagggatcgaaactgcatcctcatggatactagtcaggttcataacccactgagccacagtgggaactccccagttataTATTTCTTAAGGCAGCCTAGACTAGGCGTAAACATTTTCACAAACAGTAAAGGGCAAAAAAACCTCTGGAGCAGCTTCTTCCACCATTTTGCAAGCAGATTATCAGAAAGTGGTTCTGCTTTCACTTCTCCCATATTTTGCACAAACTGATAGGAGTGAAAGCCATCCTGTTGGGCTGAGACCAGAGCAGGGGAGTCGGCTGAGGAGTAAGGGTTTTCCTATTTCTCTCCCTAAGGAGGGCAAAGCTGTGTTCAGGTTAGAGCATACTGGATTGGAAATGACAACCTACTCAAGTTAAAACATCCAGAAATAAATATCATGAGTTAAAAAAGAGCCACACCgatattaaaaaatgagatttattgCCTTGACATGGCAGCGATGTCGTAGGGATAGGAAGGCCACTCGGGGTTCCCCTGGATCCAGTACCACGGAGAGCAGAGCAGGCACGCACAGCGTCCCAAGGACTTCTGCTCTAAGAAGGAGAGATCCTGGGCAGGAGGTGAGAAAGCtgaatgcctcctgcttggatgactgcagctgctggcaccGGACTCTGGCCAGGGAGAATCAGGctgaggagagagaaggatggaggaaAGCCTTCAGTGGGTCCTCCTCTTCCTCAAAGGCCCCTCCCAGCCTGCAACACACCCCACAGAAGTTGATCGCTCCTTGACTCCCCATCAACTCCCGGCGTCCTGCCTGCACCTCCCACCGTCACTCCTCTCCCGCTCAGAGCCACTCTTGTGATCTATAAGGGGGTGTGTGGCACTGAGACCTCAACTAAGAGGATGTCCCACTGTGCCCGAGACAGGCCTCGCCACCCAAGGGTCCAAGGCTCGGTGGACCCTCCGCGCATGCGCCTTTGTCTCCACACCCCCAGATGCCCTGAGGTACCACCTGAGCAAGGCTTCCGAGAGTAGATGATGAGGACTAAGCCAACAATGATTCCCAGCACACCCAGGCCAAAGGCCACACCGCACAGCACGTTCTCCAGGAGGTCTGAGGGCAGCGCATTCTGGGGCACTGGAAAAAGCAGGAGGAGGTCAGCCTGGAGGCCCGGGGGAAGCCGTGAGTGGTGGGTGTCTAGGATGAcaagggagaaactgaggcatggaaagTTGAGGTGGGCTCAGAAGGAGAAACAAGGGCCGAGTGGGAAAAAGAAGCCCTCCCGTGGGtcttttttgcccccccccccgagaaaTCAACTTTCCAGGAAAGAAGGGTCTCACCCCAGTAAGAGATTGCTACGTAGCCGTCGATCTCATGAGTCACGACGCAGGAGAAAAGGTCAGAGGGTGTCGGTGTGAAGTTTAAATAAGTAAAGGCCTGGAAGCTGAGGTCATCCGTGGCGGAGACAAAAGTGGGCCCGACTCCTTCCACAGGGGCAGAGTGATGCTCCCAGGTCACCGTCAGTGCGGGTGGGAAGAGGTTACTGACAAAACAGACCAGTGTGTTGGGTTTGCCAAACTCCAGGGGCTTCAGCGTGAACACCTCAGCGATGGGTAACCCTGCGAAGGGATTGAGGTGTGAGGGAAAGACGCCAGGAGCTCAGGTGACATCTCTGTGTGGCGGGGACGCGGCATACAGAAGGGAGGGCAGAGACAGGGTCAAAGGGCATGGGCTTTGGGGAGGAGAGATGATGCAGGCTCTGAGAAGGTCTTCCTCCCGGCTACTGCCTGCCGCACTTCCTATCTAGACCTCACTTTGGTGTCGGATCAGTGCTGTCTTCCCACTAAAACGCAGGCACATCCTCAGACACTTCCATGCTCCCCTCCCATCTTGCTAAGCGTTGTAGCACAAGGGCTAATGATACTCGGTAGACATCCAGGGGTCCCTATTGAATTCATCGAGTTCAATAAATAGTTTCGAGGAAGACAAGTTCCTAGGGTCTTGTCTTTTGCCCCACAGCAAAAACAGAGGGCAAACCATGAGTGGCAGAAATATCAAGGTCcggggtggaggcggggggggggggggggggggggggggagggagcagaAAGCCTGAGAGATGGGGAGCTGATGAGAAGGGGAGTAATTCAGTGTATAATTCAGGTTAAGAGTGAAGCCCACTCACCccctcatccccctccccccccccaaaaaaaacccctgaccTCTAGACACTGGGATTTTCCCTTCAAACACTGGGCCAATTTTTTCGATCATCTCTCGGCAGAATCCTTTGTCAAAGAAAATGGCAGGAGTGTCTTCAATCTGGTGAGCCCAGTCCGCAAATTCAGGCAGGCGAGGCACTCGGATGTTCTGGGAAAAGTTGAAGGAGAAAAGCTGGTCCCCATCATAGACCTCGGAGAGTCCCACTTCGGGATTCCCATCCTGGCAGTACATTGTGTACTGGAACGTGTGGTTTTGCAGCTCATCCCTCCACCCTGGACCAGGAGCTGCAAGAGAGACAGGGTGGGGTTTAGAGAGGTGGCAGCCTCCTGTGTCTGTCACCTAGGCTCTCCCTCCCAATGGGGACGATAAAGAAAATTACggggtctcagagttcccgttgtggtgcagtggttaacgaatctgactaggaaacatgagattgtgggttcgatccctggccttgctcagtgggttaaggatctggtgttgccatgagctgtggtgtaggtttcagatgctgctcggatcccacgttgctgtggccctggtgtaggctggcggccacagctccgattcgacccctagcctgggaacctccatatgccgctgaagagctcaaaaaaaggcaaaaagacaaaaaaaaaagaaagaaaattaaggggTCTCTCCAGACTTTCCTAGCCTATAAAGGGCCAGCTAtcaggagttccaattgtggctcagtgggttaagaacccgcctagtatacatgaggatgagggttgatccctggccttgctcagtgggttaaggatctggtgttgccgtgagctgtggtgtagatagcagatgcacattggatcaggcgttgctgtggctgtggtgtaggctggtaggtgcagctctgatttgacccctagcctgggaacttccatacgctgccctaaaacacacacacacacacacaaaggccaaCTGTCTAAAgttgagaaaagcaaaaaagctcTCCTGCCTAAAGTGACAGATTCGGAGTCACAATGTTGGTTGTGCTTTTTGCACAAAGGCACCCAGCCAAGGAGGTAAAAGGCAGCTGAAATCTAGCCTGCATTCTGCTCCCCAAACCATGCATCCTGGCACAGGGCTACACTCTCCCAAAAGGAAGGCCTTAGTCTGATTTCCAGGAGGCCATCGTACTGACGTGTGAAGGGGCTGGGTGGATTCCCCAGTCTTCACCTGGGTGAGTGAAGAATGGCTTGGCCTCCCTAAGCCC encodes the following:
- the LOC125136103 gene encoding HLA class II histocompatibility antigen, DM alpha chain isoform X2, giving the protein MDHELSRGAALLRLLHLLWLLPHSWTAPEAPGPGWRDELQNHTFQYTMYCQDGNPEVGLSEVYDGDQLFSFNFSQNIRVPRLPEFADWAHQIEDTPAIFFDKGFCREMIEKIGPVFEGKIPVSRGLPIAEVFTLKPLEFGKPNTLVCFVSNLFPPALTVTWEHHSAPVEGVGPTFVSATDDLSFQAFTYLNFTPTPSDLFSCVVTHEIDGYVAISYWVPQNALPSDLLENVLCGVAFGLGVLGIIVGLVLIIYSRKPCSA
- the LOC125136103 gene encoding HLA class II histocompatibility antigen, DM alpha chain isoform X1, yielding MDHELSRGAALLRLLHLLWLLPHSWTAPEAPGPGWRDELQNHTFQYTMYCQDGNPEVGLSEVYDGDQLFSFNFSQNIRVPRLPEFADWAHQIEDTPAIFFDKGFCREMIEKIGPVFEGKIPVSRGLPIAEVFTLKPLEFGKPNTLVCFVSNLFPPALTVTWEHHSAPVEGVGPTFVSATDDLSFQAFTYLNFTPTPSDLFSCVVTHEIDGYVAISYWDTHHSRLPPGLQADLLLLFPVPQNALPSDLLENVLCGVAFGLGVLGIIVGLVLIIYSRKPCSA